Proteins encoded together in one Arvicanthis niloticus isolate mArvNil1 chromosome 7, mArvNil1.pat.X, whole genome shotgun sequence window:
- the Slc26a1 gene encoding sulfate anion transporter 1 isoform X1, translating into MPSEAHPKLMKKDYHRPGPQHTQCTRSLSTTRPMVFTGEQVSQRAWCDRMDASPEPQQKDGTLVLVRRQPPVSQGSLETLKARLKKSCTCSVSCAQALVQGLFPVIHWLPRYRLKEYLAGDVMSGLVIGIILVPQAIAYSLLAGLQPIYSLYTSFFANLIYFLMGTSHHVNVGIFSLLCLMVGQVVDRELQLAGFDPSQDSLGLRNNDSILNNSGTTLTTVLQDCGRDCYAIGIATALTLTAGLYQVLMGILRLGFVSTYLSQPLLDGFAMGASVTILTSQVKHLLGVRIPRHQGLGMVVHTWLSLLQNVGQANICDVVTSALCLGTLLAAKQLSDRYRHRLKVPVPTELLVIVVATIVSHFGQLHARFGSSVAGNIPTGFVAPQVPDPKIMWRVALDAMSLALVSSAFSISLAEMFARSHGYSVRANQELLAVGCCNVLPAFFHCFATSAALSKTLVKTATGCQTQLSSVVSAAVVLLVLLVLAPLFHDLQRCVLACIIVVSLRGALRKVKDLPQLWRLSPADALVWVATAATCVLVSTEAGLLAGVFFSLLSLVGRTQRPRAALLARIGDSTFYEDAAEFEGLLPPPEVRVFRFTGPLYYANKDFFLRSLYRLTGLDAGHSATKKDQGPEVGVSNRSLADDGKDLGSVSSGAGLVVPLAFGFHTVVIDCAPLLFLDVAGMTTLKDLHRDYKALDITLLLACCSPSVRDTLRKGGFLGEDQGSEDELLFPSVHSAVEAARARHEELMAANSAF; encoded by the exons ATGCCTAGTGAGGCACACCctaaactcatgaagaaggactaTCACAGACCGGGGCCCCAGCACACACAGTGTACAAGGTCTCTGTCAACCACCAGGCCCATGGTGTTCACAGGAGAACAG GTTAGCCAAAGAGCCTGGTGTGACAGGATGGATGCTTCTCCTGAGCCCCAACAGAAGGATGGGACACTGGTGCTGGTCCGACGGCAGCCCCCTGTATCCCAGGGCTCGCTGGAAACACTAAAGGCCAGGCTGAAGAAGAGCTGCACCTGCAGTGTGTCATGTGCTCAGGCTCTGGTGCAGGGTCTGTTTCCTGTCATACACTGGCTGCCCCGGTACCGCCTTAAGGAATACCTGGCAGGTGATGTTATGTCTGGATTGGTCATTGGCATTATCCTGGTGCCACAGGCCATAGCCTATTCACTGCTGGCTGGGTTGCAGCCCATCTATAGTCTCTACACGTCCTTCTTTGCCAACCTTATCTACTTCCTCATGGGCACCTCACACCATGTTAATGTGGGCATCTTCAGCCTGCTGTGTCTCATGGTGGGTCAGGTGGTGGACCGAGAACTCCAGCTGGCTGGCTTTGACCCCTCCCAGGATTCTCTAGGACTCAGGAACAATGACAGCATCCTCAACAACTCAGGCACAACACTAACCACTGTGCTACAGGACTGTGGACGAGACTGCTATGCCATTGGCATTGCCACTGCCCTCACTCTGACAGCTGGGCTTTATCAG GTCCTCATGGGTATCCTCCGGCTGGGCTTTGTGTCAACCTATCTCTCGCAACCACTGCTTGATGGCTTTGCTATGGGAGCATCTGTGACCATCCTGACTTCTCAGGTTAAACACCTGCTGGGTGTGCGGATCCCTCGGCACCAGGGCCTAGGCATGGTGGTCCACACGTGGCTAAGCTTGCTGCAGAATGTGGGACAGGCCAATATATGTGATGTGGTCACCAGTGCCTTGTGCCTAGGAACGCTGCTGGCAGCTAAGCAACTCTCAGATCGTTATCGACACCGTCTGAAGGTGCCAGTACCCACAGAGCTATTAGTTATTGTGGTGGCCACAATCGTGTCCCATTTTGGACAGCTTCATGCACGGTTTGGCTCGAGTGTGGCTGGCAACATTCCCACTGGTTTTGTGGCCCCACAGGTTCCAGATCCTAAGATAATGTGGCGTGTGGCCCTCGATGCCATGTCCCTGGCCCTCGTGAGCTCAGCCTTCTCCATCTCCTTGGCAGAAATGTTTGCCCGTAGTCATGGCTACTCTGTCCGTGCCAACCAAGAGCTGCTAGCAGTGGGCTGCTGCAATGTGCTGCCTGCCTTCTTCCACTGTTTTGCCACTAGTGCTGCTCTGTCCAAAACTCTGGTGAAGACAGCCACTGGCTGCCAGACCCAGTTGTCCAGTGTggtcagtgctgctgtggtgttgctggtgctgctggtgctggctCCACTGTTTCACGATCTGCAGCGGTGTGTGTTGGCCTGTATCATTGTTGTCAGCCTGCGGGGGGCGCTACGCAAGGTGAAAGATCTCCCACAACTTTGGCGGCTAAGCCCTGCTGATGCGTTGGTCTGGGTGGCTACTGCAGCTACCTGTGTGCTAGTCAGCACCGAGGCTGGACTATTAGCTGGAGTGTTCTTCTCACTGCTCAGCCTGGTAGGCCGCACACAGCGTCCACGGGCTGCCCTTCTTGCTCGGATCGGAGACTCGACCTTCTATGAGGATGCTGCTGAATTTGAgggcctcctgcctccacccgaAGTGCGAGTGTTCCGTTTCACAGGTCCACTCTACTATGCCAATAAGGACTTCTTCCTTCGGTCTCTCTACCGACTCACAGGTCTGGACGCAGGGCACTCAGCCACCAAGAAGGATCAGGGCCCAGAGGTGGGTGTCAGTAACAGAAGTCTTGCTGATGATGgcaaggatctgggttcagtgagCAGTGGGGCTGGGCTGGTGGTACCCCTGGCATTTGGTTTCCACACAGTGGTCATTGACTGTGCACCACTGCTGTTCCTGGACGTGGCTGGCATGACCACACTGAAGGACCTGCACAGAGACTACAAAGCCCTGGACATCACCCTGCTTCTGGCTTGCTGCAGTCCCTCAGTGAGAGACACACTGAGAAAAGGGGGCTTCCTTGGGGAAGACCAGGGGTCTGAAGATGAGCTGCTGTTCCCCAGTGTACACAGTGCTGTGGAGGCTGCACGTGCCCGCCATGAGGAGCTGATGGCTGCTAACTCTGCCTTCTAG
- the Slc26a1 gene encoding sulfate anion transporter 1 isoform X2: protein MDASPEPQQKDGTLVLVRRQPPVSQGSLETLKARLKKSCTCSVSCAQALVQGLFPVIHWLPRYRLKEYLAGDVMSGLVIGIILVPQAIAYSLLAGLQPIYSLYTSFFANLIYFLMGTSHHVNVGIFSLLCLMVGQVVDRELQLAGFDPSQDSLGLRNNDSILNNSGTTLTTVLQDCGRDCYAIGIATALTLTAGLYQVLMGILRLGFVSTYLSQPLLDGFAMGASVTILTSQVKHLLGVRIPRHQGLGMVVHTWLSLLQNVGQANICDVVTSALCLGTLLAAKQLSDRYRHRLKVPVPTELLVIVVATIVSHFGQLHARFGSSVAGNIPTGFVAPQVPDPKIMWRVALDAMSLALVSSAFSISLAEMFARSHGYSVRANQELLAVGCCNVLPAFFHCFATSAALSKTLVKTATGCQTQLSSVVSAAVVLLVLLVLAPLFHDLQRCVLACIIVVSLRGALRKVKDLPQLWRLSPADALVWVATAATCVLVSTEAGLLAGVFFSLLSLVGRTQRPRAALLARIGDSTFYEDAAEFEGLLPPPEVRVFRFTGPLYYANKDFFLRSLYRLTGLDAGHSATKKDQGPEVGVSNRSLADDGKDLGSVSSGAGLVVPLAFGFHTVVIDCAPLLFLDVAGMTTLKDLHRDYKALDITLLLACCSPSVRDTLRKGGFLGEDQGSEDELLFPSVHSAVEAARARHEELMAANSAF, encoded by the exons ATGGATGCTTCTCCTGAGCCCCAACAGAAGGATGGGACACTGGTGCTGGTCCGACGGCAGCCCCCTGTATCCCAGGGCTCGCTGGAAACACTAAAGGCCAGGCTGAAGAAGAGCTGCACCTGCAGTGTGTCATGTGCTCAGGCTCTGGTGCAGGGTCTGTTTCCTGTCATACACTGGCTGCCCCGGTACCGCCTTAAGGAATACCTGGCAGGTGATGTTATGTCTGGATTGGTCATTGGCATTATCCTGGTGCCACAGGCCATAGCCTATTCACTGCTGGCTGGGTTGCAGCCCATCTATAGTCTCTACACGTCCTTCTTTGCCAACCTTATCTACTTCCTCATGGGCACCTCACACCATGTTAATGTGGGCATCTTCAGCCTGCTGTGTCTCATGGTGGGTCAGGTGGTGGACCGAGAACTCCAGCTGGCTGGCTTTGACCCCTCCCAGGATTCTCTAGGACTCAGGAACAATGACAGCATCCTCAACAACTCAGGCACAACACTAACCACTGTGCTACAGGACTGTGGACGAGACTGCTATGCCATTGGCATTGCCACTGCCCTCACTCTGACAGCTGGGCTTTATCAG GTCCTCATGGGTATCCTCCGGCTGGGCTTTGTGTCAACCTATCTCTCGCAACCACTGCTTGATGGCTTTGCTATGGGAGCATCTGTGACCATCCTGACTTCTCAGGTTAAACACCTGCTGGGTGTGCGGATCCCTCGGCACCAGGGCCTAGGCATGGTGGTCCACACGTGGCTAAGCTTGCTGCAGAATGTGGGACAGGCCAATATATGTGATGTGGTCACCAGTGCCTTGTGCCTAGGAACGCTGCTGGCAGCTAAGCAACTCTCAGATCGTTATCGACACCGTCTGAAGGTGCCAGTACCCACAGAGCTATTAGTTATTGTGGTGGCCACAATCGTGTCCCATTTTGGACAGCTTCATGCACGGTTTGGCTCGAGTGTGGCTGGCAACATTCCCACTGGTTTTGTGGCCCCACAGGTTCCAGATCCTAAGATAATGTGGCGTGTGGCCCTCGATGCCATGTCCCTGGCCCTCGTGAGCTCAGCCTTCTCCATCTCCTTGGCAGAAATGTTTGCCCGTAGTCATGGCTACTCTGTCCGTGCCAACCAAGAGCTGCTAGCAGTGGGCTGCTGCAATGTGCTGCCTGCCTTCTTCCACTGTTTTGCCACTAGTGCTGCTCTGTCCAAAACTCTGGTGAAGACAGCCACTGGCTGCCAGACCCAGTTGTCCAGTGTggtcagtgctgctgtggtgttgctggtgctgctggtgctggctCCACTGTTTCACGATCTGCAGCGGTGTGTGTTGGCCTGTATCATTGTTGTCAGCCTGCGGGGGGCGCTACGCAAGGTGAAAGATCTCCCACAACTTTGGCGGCTAAGCCCTGCTGATGCGTTGGTCTGGGTGGCTACTGCAGCTACCTGTGTGCTAGTCAGCACCGAGGCTGGACTATTAGCTGGAGTGTTCTTCTCACTGCTCAGCCTGGTAGGCCGCACACAGCGTCCACGGGCTGCCCTTCTTGCTCGGATCGGAGACTCGACCTTCTATGAGGATGCTGCTGAATTTGAgggcctcctgcctccacccgaAGTGCGAGTGTTCCGTTTCACAGGTCCACTCTACTATGCCAATAAGGACTTCTTCCTTCGGTCTCTCTACCGACTCACAGGTCTGGACGCAGGGCACTCAGCCACCAAGAAGGATCAGGGCCCAGAGGTGGGTGTCAGTAACAGAAGTCTTGCTGATGATGgcaaggatctgggttcagtgagCAGTGGGGCTGGGCTGGTGGTACCCCTGGCATTTGGTTTCCACACAGTGGTCATTGACTGTGCACCACTGCTGTTCCTGGACGTGGCTGGCATGACCACACTGAAGGACCTGCACAGAGACTACAAAGCCCTGGACATCACCCTGCTTCTGGCTTGCTGCAGTCCCTCAGTGAGAGACACACTGAGAAAAGGGGGCTTCCTTGGGGAAGACCAGGGGTCTGAAGATGAGCTGCTGTTCCCCAGTGTACACAGTGCTGTGGAGGCTGCACGTGCCCGCCATGAGGAGCTGATGGCTGCTAACTCTGCCTTCTAG